The Gemmatimonadaceae bacterium nucleotide sequence AGGTCTCGTGCGCGAGCCGCCGGTCGGTAACTACTTTGAGACGACTGAGCCGTCACTCGCTCGAACCATTGCGAGCCTTAACGAGACCGAGTTGGTTTACGCGCCTGAAACCCGCACCAAGTATTCAAACGCGGCGATAGCGACGGTCGGCTTCGTGCTTGAGCGAACCGAAGGGCAGCCGTTCGCGAAATACCTCAAGCACGCAGTGCTTGATCCCCTCGGCCTTGAGCGCAGCAGCTTCGAGCCTACGCCGGAGATCACGAAGGACCTGGCGAAGGCTTATATGTGGACCATCGATGGCCGCGTCTTTGAGGCGCCCACGTTTGAACTCGGCATCAGCCCTGCCGGCAGCATGTACACAACGGTCACAGACATGGGACGTTTCATGAGCGCGCTGTTCGCCGGTGGGCGTGGCTCGAAAGGACAGATGCTGGGGGCCTCAACGATTGACGAGATGTGGACTCCGCAGTTCGCGCCGCCAGGACAGAAAACAGGATACGGTATCGGCTTTGGCGTGCGCGAACTTGAGGGCCGTCGCACAGTCGGTCATGGCGGAGCTATTTACGGTTTTGCAACTACGCTGAAGGTCATGCCTGACGACAAGCTCGGCGTGGTCGTCGTGACGACCAAGGATGCCGCGAACGCGGTGACGAATCGGGTCGCCAATTTCGCTTTGACGGTCATGCTCGCCGTGCGCCAGGGCAAACCCATCCCGCAGCCGGAAATCACTTCGCCCATCGATCCTGAGCTTGTGCGCCGAATTGCCGGGCGCTACGTAAACGGTCCAAATGGCGTCGATTTGATCGAGGGCGCCGGCAAACTTTCCAAACTCAGTAGCGCCGGCGGAGAGCAAGTGCGGCTGCGAACACTCGGCGACGCGCTTATCGTTGATGACAAGCTCGCTTACGGCGAGAAAATACTGGTTCGCGACAATGCAATTGTCATCGGCAACGAAGCGTTCAAGCGCGTCGAAGTTCCTCGACCTCAACCTGCGCCGGTGCGGTGGCGCGGACTGATAGGCGAGTACGGATGGGATCACGACATCCTTTACATCTTCGAGAAGGACGCCAAGCTCTGGGCCTTGATTGAGTGGTTCGAGTTCGACCCGCTTGAGCAAGTCTCGGAGAACGTCTTCAAATTT carries:
- a CDS encoding serine hydrolase, with the translated sequence MREPPVGNYFETTEPSLARTIASLNETELVYAPETRTKYSNAAIATVGFVLERTEGQPFAKYLKHAVLDPLGLERSSFEPTPEITKDLAKAYMWTIDGRVFEAPTFELGISPAGSMYTTVTDMGRFMSALFAGGRGSKGQMLGASTIDEMWTPQFAPPGQKTGYGIGFGVRELEGRRTVGHGGAIYGFATTLKVMPDDKLGVVVVTTKDAANAVTNRVANFALTVMLAVRQGKPIPQPEITSPIDPELVRRIAGRYVNGPNGVDLIEGAGKLSKLSSAGGEQVRLRTLGDALIVDDKLAYGEKILVRDNAIVIGNEAFKRVEVPRPQPAPVRWRGLIGEYGWDHDILYIFEKDAKLWALIEWFEFDPLEQVSENVFKFPVRGLYDGERLIFTRDKTERATQVEAASVVFKRRHVGPEEGAGQLRIVPLRPVSELLKEALAAQPPKEAGEFRQPDLVELNRLDTTIKLEIRYATTNNFLGNIFYSEPRAFLQRPAAEALVRAHRKLKEQGYGLLIHDAYRPWYVTKVFWDATPEDKKLFVADPSKGSRHNRGAAVDLTLYDLNTGQPVEMVGTYDETTDRSYPEYPGGTSLQRWHR